The genomic interval GCCCCCCACTAACTCCTTGACCAAACTTCCACTTGCATTGATGTAAGCCACCCGGGGAATGGCACGCTTGCCCGGCTCAGTCACATAAAAGCCTCCTTTGTTGTCTGAACATATATCAGAAATATCATAAAAGTCTGTAGCCACATGCAAACCAAAAGCTCTGCCGGTTTTTCTGCCATAGCTTTTAAGCAAGCTGCCCGAGGAAGAAAACTTCTTGACCTGATTGCCCCCTGCTTTTTCAGCTACTAAGATCTCTCCTGTGCTTCGGTCCACATCCAAACGCCAGGGAGCATCTAAAGCTGTCGCGGCAATAACCTGCACCAGGGTTTTGTTACTTCTTGAAAAGCGTACTACTTTTCCTTCAGAGATAGCCAGCACATTGCCTGCATTGTCAATGGCTACTCCCAATGGAGCAGGAATGGTTACCTGGTCTAAGACAGCCCCATTAGCCGGGTTACGCCACTGGATCAGGTTCTGTTCTTTGTAGCTGATCACTAGATGAGAAGTGGTGGCGATGCGGGCTCCGGCCATGTCCATGAGTTGCATCATGGTGATCTGGCCTCTGCCGGGTCTGGTTTTGCCCGGATACAGGGCATCCCATCGGCTGCCCACATAGTTGGCAGAGGTCCCCACTGACTGATACATTCTATTGATCTCGCTTGTCGAGTGAAAGGAGACATAGCCATCGGCTTGCAAGCCATAGATTTTGCCTTCCAGGATGGTACGGGCAAAATAGCCCTGACCTATATCCGGCTGCCAGCCACTGGCAATGCTCTGCGTTAATTCTAAGTTGAACTTGCCATGGGTGCGGACATTTTCTCCACCTCCGGCCGCCACATAGGCATGGGTTTCATCCACAGCTACCGAACTGGTGCCCTCATGATTGCCTAAACCTGATTCCCATTGGCGGTTGGCGCCATTAGGATAACTCGAACCTACCCCCGTGATGAACTCTGCCTGCAGCCCTGAAGGGGTTTTGAGCAGTTTCCATTTGTATTGTAAAGGATTGGCTAAGGTGTTGCCTTTGCCATCTTTGCCATCCCAAAGCAGGTTATAGCTGCCTGCATTCTGGCTTTGTCCATGGAGGAGTTCCCGCACAATGGCTCCTTTCTCATCATAGATATTGACGGAGACTTTACCGGAAGAGGGTAAGGAGTAGTTGACGTAATAGGATTGAGCCATGCTCAGGTATGGCAGCCATAGTAAGATTAGCAGCAGCGCCAGGGGAAGGCGGCTCCTGGTATAAGTAGGTGAAGGACATCTATCCATTTTTTCTCTTTTTAAAAGTGTATATTTTTAGCAAGCCATACCCATTTTGAGAACTGGCTTAGCTTGCAAAAACCAGAATTTAAAGTACTTTCTAAAAAGAATGAGTCTTATCACCGCCATAATCATGTAAGTTAAAACTCAGATTGAGTGGACATTATATGTTAACCAGGACAGCTTTACATAAGAGATGAGATTGGATAGGTCTTATAACTGTGGCTTTATATACTTATTAATTCATTTTTAATTCTGAGCAGTTATTAAAAAACATAATCTAATACAAATCATTGATAATGAGTATATTAATTTATTAGCAAGAATTTTCAGACTTATCTTTCTGATTATAAATAGCCATATTTTTGCACTGTATTCAGGCTAATTACTTTAGTAGATTTATTACATCTCTGGGATGGGTATACATTTAGTGTCTCAGTTGTAGAGGATAATTCTAGTTAAAATTGCACAAGCAGTCTTAAAAGACAGCATCTAAAAGGATGTAGTTCATCCGTATAATAGATCAAATAAAACATGAGCAAAACACAAAATTTATACGCATTCAATAGATGGAAAATTGCTTTTTGTTAAGGCAGTTAAGAAACTAGCATATGTTATATAACTAAGTCAGGGCTACTATAAAGACAGACAATTGATGTTACGCCTATTGATTGAATTGTAATCCTTATTCAATGATTACTTTTTTCCTGATAAGTCCATCTGATGTGATAATGGTTAGGAAGTAGATACCATTATTTAGGTTCAAATGCTGATTAAATAAATTGACACGATTGATTGGATCTCCATACAAAACTCTCTCTACTATTTTTTTTCCTACAATATCTTCAATCAGAACTACAATTTTTTGATTGTTTGCAGATGATTTTGTTTCTAAATATAGATGTTTACTGTCGGTTGGATTGGGAAATATAGAATAGTTATTTAGGGCATCTATTGGTAATACTATACTAACAATTTTAGAGTATGTGGATTTTCCATTATAATCAGTCTGTTTTAGTCTATAATAGGATATTCCGTGCAAAGGATCGTTATCAATGGCTGAGTAAGACTTCACCTGATTACTGTTTCCTGCACCTAGTATCTCAAGGATGCTGTTAAAAGAAAGGTTATCAGTAGATCTTTCAATAGTAAAATGAGAATTATTAGCTTCCGAAGCGGTATTCCATCGCAGGTCCACCGAATTCATGGAAGATCTATGGGCACTGAAAGAGATTAAATCTATAGGCAGTACAACTGTCCCTTCCAGTTTAAGTAACCAAAAATCAGCATCCCCTTTACTTGGCGCTGTTTTATTTCCGCTTACATTTGAAAAAGAAGTTCCTGCCAGCAGATAACCACCATCCCTAGTTTCAAGTATAGTTGATATAAGGTCTTCCTGTAATCCTCCATATACAGCATCCCATTCTTTTGATCCATCTTCAAATAATTTTATGACCCAATAATCAGATGCACCAAAATTAGGCTGACTCTTATCTTTATCATTACTAGACAAAGACCATCCTCCCAGCAGAAAACCACCATCTAAGGTTTGGATCACTGATTTTAGCTCATCATCTAACTTTCCTCCATATTTATATTCCCAAACAACTGAGCCAATACTATTTAATTTTATTATCCAAAAATCTTTGTCATCAGGTTCCCCTAACACCGGATCTTTGGATTTGGTAGTGCTTCCAATTATATATTCGCCATTATTCGTTTCAAGTATGGAGGTTAGCGTTTCTTCATCCGTGCCGCCAAGCGTAATATCCCACTCAATCTCCCGTAACTTATTTAATTTGATAATCCATAGATCTGAATCTCCTATCGCATTTTGTGACTTATCCCCACTTTTGTTTGAATAACTACGTCCTGCAAACAAATATCCTCCGTCAAGCGTCTGAATCGCAGAAATAGAACCTCCATTTTCTACTTCGTTTTCATAATCCGATCCACCTAAACGTTTATCCCATTGAACAGTACCTGAGGCACTTAAGCCAATAAGCCTAAAGTCATAGCCTCCTCTGGAGAGATCCCCTCCCAGATCACCTGTATTTGGTGTGGAATTAGTAAATCCGGCTATTAAATAATTACCATCATTCGACTGTTGGATTGAAAATCCATAATCTTCCTCGTCTCCTCCTATTCTGGTTTCCCATTGAATATTATTTCCGTCTTCGGATATTTTAACTACCCAGATATCAGAGTATCCTCCTTTGCTAGAACTAGAGATATTTCCACTATTTATTACTGATTCAGTATAGCCTATCAATACAAATCCCTTATTTATTAGATCTTCAGTTGAATCAAAAACATAATCATTAGCTGAACTACCTAATAATTTGTTCCATTGAACTGTTCCACGTTCGTCTGTTTTTATTACCCAGTAATCATAATTTCCTTGTGCAGGTCCAGAAACATCCCCATCAATATTATTAGCATTTCCAATCGACAAATATCCTCCATCACTTGTTTTAATACATTTTACTAAATATTCTCCCCCTTTACCGCCTAAAGAAATATCGCCCATTTGAGTAATTACCTGCCCAAAAGATTCTGAGTATAATCCCAAGAGTAACAATACATATATATAATACTTTGGATGAATAAATTTCATACTAAAGGTGGTTGTAATAGAATATGGCTCATTGACCATCTAAATAAATTATTGCAATCTAAGGTTAGTAAAAAGATCAATGATTTAAAATAATTGAAATAGAGAAAGATACATAATTTAATTGACATGGATACAATCTTATGACGAATCAACACTCAAGGTCATTATGAGAACTGTAACAGCTTCCAAATGTAGTTGCTTCCAAACTTAGCAAAGAAGGCACTTTGAAACACTTGGGCGTAGTTTACTTTAACTATCAAATAAGGTATGAGTAAAATCTCCAGACAAATGAAGGGGCAGAGTGTTAGTTCCTATCATTATTTTATGGTAAAAGGTATTAGCACTAAAAACGTTCTCACTATTTTATTTTGTATGCGACTGCTTATAATTAACTACTGCTGAGATTAACTTTAATAAAAGGTATGCGAGATTTAGCAAATGCACTTAGCTCACAATCTTAATTACTATTTAATAGCTCACAGTTTAAATTATCCTTTTGATAAATTAGATATTAATTACTATATATAACGTTCAATTTTGATCTTGAACCAGAATTCTTTCCCAACTTTGATCTGTCATAATTAATTTCTTAATGGAGCATCAATTAGTGCCAAATAAGGCAAAAAAATGGACGCTAATCATTAAACCGAAAACAAATTGGTTTGATCTACATCTGTATGATCTGTGGCGCTACCGCGACTTGCTTTTTATGTTTGTAAGGCGGGATTTTGTATCTGTCTATAAACAGACTATACTAGGGCCACTGTGGTTTATTGTCCAGCCTTTGCTTACTACGCTAATGTTTATTATTGTTTTTGACAAAGTAGCAGAAATTCCAACAGACAGTGCGCCTCCGGCTTTATTTTATTTATCTGGTTTAGTGATATGGAATTATTTCTCCAGCTGTTTAACTAAAACAGCAACCACCTTTACAGCAAATGAAAATCTCTTTGGCAATGTTTACTTTCCAAGATTAATTGTTCCCTTATCAAATGTACTCTCAGCCTTGATAGGATTTGGTATTCAACTGCTGTTGCTACTGGTTTTAATCGCGTACTTTTATTTCTTTTTAAACAGTACCATACATTTTAATACTTATATATTTCTCATTCCTTTTCTACTACTAATTGTTGCAGCATTAGGACTTGGATTAGGAATAATTATCTCGTCTGTAACAACCAAATACCGCGACCTAACTTTTTTAATTACTTTTGGGGTACAACTCCTCATGTATGCAACGCCGGTTATTTATCCAGTATCCTTTTTTAAAGGAAAATACAAAGCTTTTCTTTTAGCGAATCCTATTACACCGCTGATAGAAGTTTTCAGATACTCCTTATTAGGAATCGGAGAATTTAATATCTGGTACATCTCCTATAGCTTTTTATTTACATTTATCACTCTTCTGATCGGTATTTTAATATTTAATAGGGTAGAGAAAAACTTTATGGATGTTATTTAAAACAATATGTCAGAAGTAGTAATCAGTGTAGAGGGCTTAGGTAAAAGATACCGCCTGGGAAGTATAGGTACTGGTACCCTAAGCCAGGATTTAAATATCTGGTGGGCTAATTTGAGAGGAAAAGAAAACCCGTACGCAAAACTGGAACCA from Rhodocytophaga rosea carries:
- a CDS encoding ABC transporter permease codes for the protein MEHQLVPNKAKKWTLIIKPKTNWFDLHLYDLWRYRDLLFMFVRRDFVSVYKQTILGPLWFIVQPLLTTLMFIIVFDKVAEIPTDSAPPALFYLSGLVIWNYFSSCLTKTATTFTANENLFGNVYFPRLIVPLSNVLSALIGFGIQLLLLLVLIAYFYFFLNSTIHFNTYIFLIPFLLLIVAALGLGLGIIISSVTTKYRDLTFLITFGVQLLMYATPVIYPVSFFKGKYKAFLLANPITPLIEVFRYSLLGIGEFNIWYISYSFLFTFITLLIGILIFNRVEKNFMDVI
- a CDS encoding T9SS type A sorting domain-containing protein, producing MKFIHPKYYIYVLLLLGLYSESFGQVITQMGDISLGGKGGEYLVKCIKTSDGGYLSIGNANNIDGDVSGPAQGNYDYWVIKTDERGTVQWNKLLGSSANDYVFDSTEDLINKGFVLIGYTESVINSGNISSSSKGGYSDIWVVKISEDGNNIQWETRIGGDEEDYGFSIQQSNDGNYLIAGFTNSTPNTGDLGGDLSRGGYDFRLIGLSASGTVQWDKRLGGSDYENEVENGGSISAIQTLDGGYLFAGRSYSNKSGDKSQNAIGDSDLWIIKLNKLREIEWDITLGGTDEETLTSILETNNGEYIIGSTTKSKDPVLGEPDDKDFWIIKLNSIGSVVWEYKYGGKLDDELKSVIQTLDGGFLLGGWSLSSNDKDKSQPNFGASDYWVIKLFEDGSKEWDAVYGGLQEDLISTILETRDGGYLLAGTSFSNVSGNKTAPSKGDADFWLLKLEGTVVLPIDLISFSAHRSSMNSVDLRWNTASEANNSHFTIERSTDNLSFNSILEILGAGNSNQVKSYSAIDNDPLHGISYYRLKQTDYNGKSTYSKIVSIVLPIDALNNYSIFPNPTDSKHLYLETKSSANNQKIVVLIEDIVGKKIVERVLYGDPINRVNLFNQHLNLNNGIYFLTIITSDGLIRKKVIIE